A window of Methanocaldococcus vulcanius M7 genomic DNA:
TTATCTATTTGAAAAACGAAATGAAATAATTGATATTTAATCTGAAATATTATTTAATCATAATGTAAAAATATAATATATAATAATATGCAATATATACTGAAAATCATTTGTATATTTAGATTGGGCTATATTACAACTCTATCCATCCAAGTGATTTTTTAATTACTTCTGCATTTATTTTTCCTGCTTTGTATACCTTTCCATTTGTCACATCATTAATAACTACAACAGCAGGAGCAAACATTCCTTTATCTATCTTGTAGAAATCATAATCTGCTGATTTAAAGACCTCCATAAATGGCTTTCCGTAGTCCTTTGATGTGCAGGACGGTAGCGACTTGCATAGGCCTTCTATATCATCATTCTCATCACTTTTTATATAGTAAAAAGTTATTCCTCCATACAAGACCATATCATTGGTTGCTCCCATCATTGCAAAGTCATCTCCGATAATTGGAGCTATTGGTGCTAAACCTGCCGCATATTTAACTTTATTTACATCAAACTCTAAGACCTCCAACATCTTATAAGTTCCATTTTCAACTACTCTTCCACTTATTTGTATAGATCCAACTAATGAGGCAGTTGGAGCAACTAAAAGATAAACATTCTCTGGCTCGACACC
This region includes:
- the mch gene encoding methenyltetrahydromethanopterin cyclohydrolase, with translation MLSVNKKALEIVNKMIEKKEELNIDVIKLENGATVLDCGVNVLGSWEAGKLFTKICLGGLAHVGISLSPCECKGINLPFVKVKTSHPAISTLGSQKAGWALKVGKYFAMGSGPARALAKKPKKTYEEIGYEDNADVAVLCLEASKLPNEDVADHVAKECGVEPENVYLLVAPTASLVGSIQISGRVVENGTYKMLEVLEFDVNKVKYAAGLAPIAPIIGDDFAMMGATNDMVLYGGITFYYIKSDENDDIEGLCKSLPSCTSKDYGKPFMEVFKSADYDFYKIDKGMFAPAVVVINDVTNGKVYKAGKINAEVIKKSLGWIEL